Proteins co-encoded in one Arachis hypogaea cultivar Tifrunner chromosome 13, arahy.Tifrunner.gnm2.J5K5, whole genome shotgun sequence genomic window:
- the LOC112732520 gene encoding DNA-directed RNA polymerases II, IV and V subunit 6A-like: MGLNDSMKFIGGFFDFDGQEEAEEDVDNNKNEDITGEPLEIDDKEDEQPVEWPRKSSKYMTKCERARILGTRVLQISMNAPVMVELEGETDPLEIAMEELREWKIPFTIRRYLPDGRHKAYRLTLDKTISNLDTELASAKAAQESIRNSASLSEDIKAT; this comes from the exons ATGGGATTGAATGATTCAATGAAATTTATTGGTGGATTCTTTGATTTTGATGGGCAGGAGGAGGCAGAGGAGGATGTTGATAACAATAAAAATGAAGACATAACTGGAGAGCCTCTTGAGATCGATGACAAGGAAGATGAACAACCAGTGGAGTGGCCTCGAAAGAGTTCGAAGTACATGACCAAGTGCGAGCGTGCCCGGATTCTGGGTACCCGTGTTCTCCAAATCAG TATGAATGCTCCTGTTATGGTGGAACTGGAGGGAGAAACTGATCCACTTGAG ATTGCTATGGAAGAGCTTCGAGAGTGGAAGATACCCTTTACCATCCGTCGCTACTTACCCGATGGAAG GCACAAGGCCTACCGGCT AACATTGGACAAAACTATTTCAAACTTGGATACGGAGTTAGCTTCTGCAAAGGCAGCTCAGGAGTCAATTCGCAATAGCGCTTCTCTAtcagaagatataaaagcaactTAA